In the genome of Lonchura striata isolate bLonStr1 chromosome 22, bLonStr1.mat, whole genome shotgun sequence, one region contains:
- the DPM2 gene encoding dolichol phosphate-mannose biosynthesis regulatory protein yields MATATDQLVGFGLVAFSLVLFVYYTLWIIVLPFIDSDHGIHQYFLPREYAVIIPVAAGLLLLLFIGVFIMFVMWKSRKHAKKSD; encoded by the exons atG GCCACAGCGACGGACCAGCTGGTTGGGTTCGGCTTGGTCGCCTTCAGCCTCGTCCTCTTCGTTTACTACACCCTCTGGATCATCGTACTG cccttcATCGACAGTGACCATGGGATCCACCAGTATTTCCTGCCTCGGGAATATGCAGTTATCATCCCTGTGGCAGccgggctcctgctgctgctattTATAG GTGTTTTTATAATGTTTGTCATGTGGAAGAGCAGGAAACATGCCAAGAAATCAGACTGA